One segment of Arthrobacter sp. MMS18-M83 DNA contains the following:
- a CDS encoding trans-sulfuration enzyme family protein, which translates to MSLSREHASALSPDTVVVAAGRPERSHDQPVNPPIVLSSTYFGTGALSDGDRGYGRYANPTWDPFEEALAQLEGAGLPGLLYASGLAAVSSALSLVPAGGVLVMPTHSYAGSLVMAAELAAKGILELRTVDIADTDAVKAQLAPADGKPASMLWIESPTNPMLGIADVRALATAAHEAGAIVVTDNTFSTPLVQQPLSLGSDVVLHSVTKYLAGHSDVVLGALVTSNPALRAELLHHRIIHGGIAGPFEAWLALRGLRTLALRIERSQASAATLAERLSTHPRVESIRFPGLRNDPGHERAKSQMKGFGSILCIQLAGDGTRSGAEAADRLVRALQLWIPATSLGGVESLIERRRRHTAEPLSVPDNLVRMSVGIENVEDLWVDLEQALKSLDG; encoded by the coding sequence ATGAGTCTTTCCCGAGAACATGCCTCAGCCCTGTCCCCCGACACTGTGGTGGTGGCGGCAGGCCGTCCCGAACGAAGCCATGACCAACCCGTCAACCCGCCCATCGTCTTGTCCTCCACATATTTCGGCACGGGGGCACTGAGCGACGGCGACCGCGGATACGGACGCTATGCCAACCCCACCTGGGATCCTTTCGAGGAAGCGCTGGCGCAGTTGGAAGGCGCCGGGTTGCCCGGCTTGCTCTACGCTTCGGGCCTGGCCGCGGTCAGCTCCGCGTTGTCACTCGTGCCCGCTGGCGGAGTCCTCGTCATGCCGACGCACAGCTACGCGGGATCCCTCGTTATGGCCGCCGAACTCGCGGCCAAGGGAATTCTTGAGTTGCGGACCGTCGACATCGCGGACACCGACGCAGTCAAGGCGCAGCTCGCCCCCGCGGATGGAAAGCCCGCCAGCATGCTGTGGATTGAGAGCCCCACCAACCCGATGCTCGGCATCGCCGACGTACGGGCCCTGGCCACCGCTGCCCATGAAGCCGGAGCTATCGTGGTCACGGACAACACCTTCTCCACGCCGTTGGTTCAGCAGCCCCTCAGCCTGGGCTCCGACGTCGTGCTCCATTCCGTGACCAAATACCTCGCCGGCCACTCCGACGTCGTACTCGGCGCCTTGGTGACATCCAATCCGGCACTGCGCGCGGAACTCCTCCACCACCGCATTATCCACGGCGGCATCGCCGGTCCCTTCGAGGCCTGGCTCGCGCTCCGCGGCCTACGCACGCTGGCGCTGCGGATCGAGCGCTCCCAAGCCTCCGCCGCAACGTTGGCCGAGCGGCTGAGCACCCACCCGCGTGTCGAGTCCATCCGTTTCCCGGGCTTGCGAAACGATCCCGGCCATGAGCGGGCCAAATCGCAGATGAAGGGCTTCGGCTCGATCCTGTGCATCCAATTGGCCGGAGACGGAACCCGCAGTGGTGCCGAAGCCGCAGATCGACTGGTGCGCGCGTTGCAGTTGTGGATCCCTGCGACATCGTTGGGCGGGGTCGAGTCCCTCATCGAACGACGGCGTCGCCACACGGCCGAGCCCCTGAGCGTGCCGGACAATCTGGTCCGGATGAGCGTCGGGATCGAGAACGTCGAAGACCTTTGGGTGGATTTGGAGCAAGCGCTCAAGTCGCTTGACGGCTAG
- the tmk gene encoding dTMP kinase, translating to MADQRPGLFIAFEGGDGAGKSTQAARLAEALESLGFSVLRTREPGGTPIGEKLRSLVLDHGHGTIDPRTEALIFAASRAAHASQAIRPALAEGSVVITDRYIDSSVAYQGAGRDLGTVDVRRLNEWATEGLEPDLTVLLDVHPGEGRDRRTAGDAIEDRLESEPDDFHARIRAAFLELAAAHPETYLVLPAKDPKEDLANQILGRVQELLGSRR from the coding sequence ATGGCGGACCAGCGCCCCGGGCTCTTCATCGCCTTCGAAGGCGGGGACGGGGCAGGCAAGTCAACGCAGGCCGCCCGTTTGGCCGAGGCTCTTGAGTCCCTCGGCTTTTCCGTGCTGCGCACTCGCGAGCCCGGCGGCACGCCCATCGGAGAAAAGCTGCGTTCCCTGGTGTTGGACCACGGCCACGGCACCATCGATCCCCGGACCGAGGCCCTCATCTTCGCAGCTTCCAGGGCCGCCCATGCAAGCCAAGCGATCCGACCTGCCCTGGCTGAGGGCTCGGTGGTCATCACGGACCGCTACATCGATTCCTCCGTCGCCTACCAGGGTGCCGGCCGGGACCTTGGAACCGTAGATGTCAGGCGACTCAACGAGTGGGCAACCGAAGGCCTCGAACCTGATCTGACGGTGCTCTTGGATGTCCATCCGGGCGAAGGCCGGGACCGCAGGACCGCGGGTGACGCCATCGAGGACCGGCTCGAGTCCGAACCGGATGACTTCCACGCCCGCATCCGTGCCGCGTTCCTGGAGCTGGCCGCGGCCCACCCGGAAACCTACCTTGTGCTGCCCGCCAAGGATCCCAAGGAGGACCTCGCCAATCAGATCCTCGGCCGCGTTCAGGAATTGCTCGGGAGCCGCAGGTGA
- a CDS encoding DNA polymerase III subunit delta', producing MTVWDELQGQAPVVAQLRSAAQGDGPTHAWLFTGPPGSGRSNAAKAFAAALNCEQDDVALRGCGECASCRTILGETHSDVTFVRTEKVTITIEEARQLVSKAGDRPATGRWRIIVVEDADRMAERTTNVLLKAIEEPTPRTIWMLCAPSPADVLVTIRSRCRAVNLRLPPASDVAALLVRRDGVDPAIADRAARAAQSHIGIARRLARDPEARERRLETVRFPLCLRGVTAAVMMAEKLVKIATDEANSSNDERDAAEKIALLASLGAPESGTLPPSMRSQVRQLEEDQKRRAKRSITDSLDRTLTDLLSFYRDVLVIQLGNAVELVNVELRTELEAYASGSTPEITLARMDAINKARVRITTTNVAPLLAVESMASSLIQQ from the coding sequence GTGACCGTCTGGGACGAACTCCAAGGCCAGGCGCCCGTCGTCGCGCAATTGCGCTCGGCAGCCCAAGGCGACGGCCCCACGCACGCTTGGCTGTTCACCGGGCCCCCAGGCTCGGGACGATCCAACGCGGCCAAGGCATTCGCTGCCGCGCTGAACTGTGAGCAGGACGACGTTGCCCTCCGTGGCTGCGGCGAATGTGCATCATGCCGGACCATCCTTGGCGAGACCCACTCGGACGTGACCTTTGTCCGCACGGAGAAGGTCACCATCACCATCGAAGAAGCCCGGCAGCTGGTATCCAAGGCCGGCGACCGGCCGGCGACGGGACGCTGGCGGATCATTGTGGTGGAAGACGCTGACCGCATGGCCGAGCGCACCACCAATGTGCTACTCAAGGCCATCGAAGAACCCACACCCCGGACCATTTGGATGCTGTGCGCGCCGTCGCCCGCGGACGTGCTGGTTACCATCCGCTCGCGTTGCCGCGCGGTAAACCTCCGGCTCCCACCTGCGTCGGACGTCGCCGCACTGCTGGTGAGGCGCGACGGCGTCGACCCCGCCATCGCGGACCGGGCCGCGCGGGCAGCCCAAAGCCACATCGGAATTGCACGCCGGTTGGCCCGTGATCCTGAAGCCCGCGAGCGCCGGCTGGAGACGGTCCGTTTCCCGCTGTGCCTGCGGGGCGTCACGGCCGCCGTGATGATGGCGGAAAAGCTGGTCAAGATCGCGACCGATGAGGCCAACAGCTCCAACGACGAACGTGACGCCGCTGAGAAGATCGCCCTGCTGGCGAGCCTGGGCGCTCCGGAGTCGGGCACCCTGCCGCCGTCGATGCGAAGTCAAGTAAGGCAGCTTGAAGAAGACCAGAAACGGCGGGCCAAGCGGTCCATCACCGATTCCCTGGACCGCACCCTCACCGACCTGCTGTCCTTCTACCGGGACGTCCTGGTCATCCAGCTCGGGAACGCCGTAGAACTGGTCAACGTTGAACTCAGGACTGAACTGGAAGCTTACGCGTCTGGTTCCACCCCGGAAATCACCTTGGCCCGTATGGATGCCATCAACAAGGCGCGTGTGCGGATCACCACTACCAACGTGGCACCGCTGCTGGCCGTCGAGTCCATGGCGAGCAGCCTGATTCAGCAATAG
- a CDS encoding alpha/beta hydrolase: MTPARRRPTGSTSRTRFPSPRRAAAAIAATISASLLLSGCVFSVPATGNGSGSVSTPDASIAAAAPDRLREFYSQEVSWTSCEQGFQCAKINVPVDYAKPDAGNISIAAIRLQSQGAKKGSLLVNPGGPGASGYDFVRDAAKTHFTDKLRSSFSLVGFDPRGVKRSAPVTCLSDAERDASREKAYAYGTDQGINAALADAKAVNAKCVEKSGPALAHIDTVSSAKDMDILRAVLNDAKLNYLGFSYGTSLGSTYASLYPDNVGKMVLDGAVDPALSNEDVTAGQAGAFESALRSYVADCQAKSGCPLTGSVDDGVRQIRDLMADVEQNPKRAKDGRLVTGATFASAIFTPLYSNESWPVLTQALEAAVQGDDSLMLRIADFGADREPNGTYSSNTTFAFNAINCLDYPMVSDTAGMRAEEARLKQVSPTFGYYFAYGGINCKDWPYKPLHTPAPAKYTGTAPVVVIGTTGDPATPLAWAASLRKQLGSASLVTWKGEGHTAYGRSNRCVSDAVDNYFVDGKVPSDGIIC, encoded by the coding sequence ATGACGCCCGCTAGACGCCGGCCCACCGGGTCCACTTCGCGGACACGGTTCCCGTCCCCGCGGCGGGCCGCAGCGGCAATCGCGGCCACCATTTCCGCCAGCCTGCTCCTGAGCGGCTGTGTGTTCTCCGTGCCTGCTACTGGAAACGGGTCCGGCAGCGTCAGCACGCCAGACGCGTCCATCGCAGCTGCGGCGCCGGACAGGCTACGGGAGTTCTACTCCCAAGAGGTGAGTTGGACGTCCTGCGAGCAAGGATTCCAGTGCGCCAAGATCAACGTGCCGGTGGACTATGCCAAGCCTGATGCAGGCAACATCTCCATCGCCGCCATCCGGCTCCAGAGCCAGGGCGCCAAGAAAGGCTCGCTGCTGGTCAATCCCGGAGGTCCCGGGGCCTCAGGCTACGACTTCGTGCGGGACGCGGCCAAGACGCATTTCACCGACAAGCTGCGCTCCAGCTTCTCTCTGGTGGGTTTCGATCCCCGCGGAGTCAAGCGTTCTGCACCGGTGACGTGCCTCAGCGATGCCGAGCGTGATGCTTCCCGGGAGAAGGCCTACGCCTACGGCACGGACCAAGGCATCAATGCTGCCTTGGCCGATGCCAAGGCCGTCAATGCCAAGTGCGTGGAGAAGTCCGGGCCAGCCTTGGCTCACATAGACACCGTTAGCTCAGCCAAGGACATGGACATCCTCCGCGCAGTCCTGAACGACGCCAAGCTCAACTATCTCGGCTTCTCCTACGGCACCTCACTCGGCTCCACCTATGCCTCCTTGTACCCGGACAACGTCGGCAAAATGGTGCTGGATGGCGCGGTGGACCCGGCCCTGAGTAACGAGGACGTCACCGCGGGTCAGGCGGGAGCGTTTGAATCAGCGCTCCGCAGTTATGTGGCTGATTGCCAAGCAAAGTCCGGATGCCCCCTGACAGGAAGCGTCGATGACGGCGTGCGGCAGATCCGGGACCTCATGGCGGACGTCGAGCAGAATCCCAAGCGGGCCAAAGACGGCCGCCTCGTGACAGGGGCGACGTTTGCCAGCGCCATCTTCACGCCGCTCTACAGCAACGAGTCGTGGCCGGTCCTTACCCAGGCATTGGAAGCGGCGGTCCAGGGCGACGATTCGCTCATGCTTCGGATTGCCGACTTTGGCGCGGACCGGGAACCGAACGGCACCTACAGTTCAAACACCACGTTCGCGTTCAACGCCATCAACTGCCTGGACTACCCGATGGTCTCGGACACCGCGGGGATGCGCGCCGAGGAAGCCCGCCTCAAGCAGGTCTCCCCCACCTTCGGCTACTACTTCGCCTACGGCGGCATCAACTGCAAGGACTGGCCGTACAAGCCACTGCACACGCCAGCGCCGGCCAAATACACAGGCACGGCTCCGGTTGTGGTCATCGGCACTACCGGAGACCCCGCCACGCCTCTCGCCTGGGCAGCCTCGCTGCGGAAGCAACTCGGCAGCGCCTCCTTGGTGACGTGGAAGGGTGAAGGGCACACCGCCTACGGCCGCTCTAACCGCTGTGTGTCCGATGCTGTGGACAACTACTTCGTGGATGGAAAGGTACCCTCAGACGGGATCATCTGCTGA